A single genomic interval of Equus quagga isolate Etosha38 chromosome 19, UCLA_HA_Equagga_1.0, whole genome shotgun sequence harbors:
- the ATF4 gene encoding cyclic AMP-dependent transcription factor ATF-4 translates to MADTSFLSSAAFGGDWMSLFDPSALGAEEGFGLLDDYLEVARHSEPHGFPGDKAKAGSSEWLLVDGLVGAPDVGREDAFSGTDWMVEKVDLKEFDLDALLGFDDEFLATLDGTCDPFDSLVQESDQDPPPAASPIGPLPESVPGVEPVAPLTFLQPLALSPGAVPFAQEHSFSLELGSEVDIEGDRRAEPAACPAASVKEEDDSSDSDSGVCMSPGSSPGSPQRSPSASGSPGAGRASARPKPYDPPAEKAVAAKVKGEKLDKKLKKMEQNKTAATRYRQKKRAEQEALTGECKELEQKNEALKERADALAKEIQYLKDLIEEVRRARGRRRAP, encoded by the exons ATGGCCGACACGAGCTTCCTGAGCAGCGCGGCGTTCGGGGGGGACTGGATGTCCCTCTTCGACCCGTCGGCTTTGGGGGCTGAAGAAGGTTTCGGCCTCCTCGACGACTACCTGGAGGTGGCCAGGCATTCCGAACCTCATGGGTTCCCCGGCGACAAGGCGAAGGCGGGCTCCTCCGAGTGGCTGCTGGTGGACGGGCTGGTGGGCGCGCCCGACGTCGGCCGGG AGGATGCTTTCTCCGGGACCGACTGGATGGTGGAGAAGGTGGACCTGAAGGAGTTCGACCTGGACGCTCTGCTGGGTTTCGATGACGAGTTCTTGGCCACGCTGGACGGCACGTGCGATCCTTTCGACTCCCTCGTCCAGGAGTCGGATCAGGACCCCCCTCCGGCCGCGAGCCCGATTGGCCCCCTCCCGGAGAGCGTCCCTGGGGTCGAGCCGGTGGCCCCCCTGACCTTCCTGCAGCCCCTCGCTCTCTCCCCGGGGGCCGTGCCCTTCGCCCAGGAGCATTCCTTCAGCCTGGAGCTGGGCAGCGAAGTGGACATCGAGGGGGACCGGAGGGCGGAGCCGGCGGCCTGCCCCGCCGCGAGCGTGAAGGAGGAGGACGACTCCTCGGACAGCGACAGCGGCGTCTGCATGAGCCCCGGCTCCTCCCCGGGCTCCCCCCAGCGCAGCCCCTCCGCCTCGGGCTCCCCGGGCGCCGGCCGCGCCTCCGCCCGCCCCAAGCCCTACGACCCCCCCGCGGAGAAGGCGGTGGCCGCGAAGGTCAAGGGCGAGAAGCTGGATAAGAAGCtgaagaaaatggagcagaaCAAGACGGCCGCCACCAGGTACCGGCAGAAGAAGAGGGCGGAGCAGGAGGCGCTCACCGGCGAGTGCAAGGAGCTGGAGCAGAAGAACGAGGCGCTGAAGGAGCGCGCGGACGCGCTGGCCAAGGAGATCCAGTACCTGAAGGATCTGATCGAGGAGGTCCGCCGGGCGCGGGGCCGCCGGAGGGCCCCATAG
- the MIEF1 gene encoding mitochondrial dynamics protein MID51 isoform X1, producing MAGSGERKGKKDDNGIGTAIDFVLSNARLVLGVGGAAMLGIATLAVKRMYDRAISAPTSPTRLSHSGKRSWEEPNWMGSPRLLNKDMKTGLSRSLQTLPTDSSAFDTDTFCPPRPKPLARRGQVDLKKSRLRMSLQEKLLTYYRNRAAIPAGEQARAKQAAVDICAELRSFLRAKLPDMPLRDMYLSGSLYDDLQVVTADHIQLIVPLVLEQNLWSCVPGEDTIMNVPGFFLVRRENPEYFPRGSSYWDRCVVGGYLSPKTVADTFEKVVAGSINWPAIGSLLDYVIRPAPLPEALTLEVQYERDKHLVIDFLPSVTLGDTVLVARPHRLAQYDNLWRLSLRPAETARLRALDQADSGCRSLCLKILKAICKSIPALGHLTASQLTNVILHLAQEEADWSPDMLADRFLQALRGLISYLEAGVLPSALNPKVNLFAELTPEEIDELGYTLYCSLSEPEVLLQT from the exons ATGGCAGGCTCTGGTGAGCGCAAAGGCAAGAAAGACGACAATGGCATCGGCACGGCCATTGATTTTGTGCTCTCCAACGCCCGGCtggtgctgggggtgggtggcGCGGCCATGCTGGGCATCGCTACACTGGCAGTTAAGCGG ATGTACGACAGGGCGATCAGTGCCCCTACCAGCCCCACCCGCCTGAGCCATTCAGGGAAAAGGAGCTGGGAAGAGCCAAACTGGATGGGCTCCCCCCGGTTGCTGAACAAGGACATGAAGACAGGCCTGAGCCGGTCCCTGCAGACCCTTCCCACAGACTCCTCGGCCTTTGACACAG ATACATTCTGCCCACCCCGGCCCAAGCCATTGGCCAGGAGGGGCCAGGTAGACTTGAAGAAGTCACGGCTCCGCATGTCCCTGCAGGAGAAACTTCTTACTTACTACCGGAACCGGGCAGCCATCCCTGCTGGCGAGCAGGCTCGGGCCAAGCAAGCTGCTGTGGACATATGTGCTGAGCTCCGGAGCTTCCTGCGGGCCAAGTTGCCTGACATGCCACTTCGGGACATGTACCTGAGTGGCAGCCTCTATGATGACCTGCAG GTGGTGACAGCCGACCACATCCAACTCATTGTGCCCCTCGTGCTGGAGCAGAACCTGTGGTCGTGTGTCCCTGGCGAGGACACCATCATGAACGTTCCTGGCTTCTTCCTGGTTCGTCGTGAGAACCCAGAGTACTTTCCTCGTGGTAGCAGTTACTGGGACCGTTGTGTAGTAGGGGGCTACCTCTCCCCAAAGACAGTGGCAGACACGTTTGAGAAGGTAGTGGCTGGCTCCATCAATTGGCCGGCCATAGGGTCCCTCCTGGACTATGTGATCCGACCAGCACCACTCCCAGAGGCCCTGACTCTGGAAGTGCAGTATGAGCGTGACAAGCATCTCGTCATTGACTTCCTGCCATCAGTGACCCTTGGTGACACTGTCTTGGTGGCCAGACCACACCGGCTAGCCCAGTATGACAACTTGTGGCGGCTGAGCCTGCGTCCTGCCGAGACCGCACGCTTGCGGGCTTTGGACCAGGCCGACTCGGGCTGCCGGTCTCTGTGCCTCAAGATCCTCAAGGCCATCTGCAAGTCCATTCCGGCTCTGGGCCACCTCACTGCCAGCCAGCTCACCAACGTCATCCTCCACTTGGCCCAGGAGGAGGCTGACTGGTCTCCAGATATGCTGGCCGACCGATTTCTGCAGGCCTTGAGGGGACTCATCAGCTACTTAGAGGCCGGAGTCCTGCCCAGCGCCCTGAACCCCAAGGTGAACTTATTTGCAGAGCTCACCCCTGAAGAAATAGACGAACTGGGATACACTCTCTATTGCTCATTGTCCGAGCCGGAGGTGCTGCTGCAGACGTAG
- the MIEF1 gene encoding mitochondrial dynamics protein MID51 isoform X2, producing MYDRAISAPTSPTRLSHSGKRSWEEPNWMGSPRLLNKDMKTGLSRSLQTLPTDSSAFDTDTFCPPRPKPLARRGQVDLKKSRLRMSLQEKLLTYYRNRAAIPAGEQARAKQAAVDICAELRSFLRAKLPDMPLRDMYLSGSLYDDLQVVTADHIQLIVPLVLEQNLWSCVPGEDTIMNVPGFFLVRRENPEYFPRGSSYWDRCVVGGYLSPKTVADTFEKVVAGSINWPAIGSLLDYVIRPAPLPEALTLEVQYERDKHLVIDFLPSVTLGDTVLVARPHRLAQYDNLWRLSLRPAETARLRALDQADSGCRSLCLKILKAICKSIPALGHLTASQLTNVILHLAQEEADWSPDMLADRFLQALRGLISYLEAGVLPSALNPKVNLFAELTPEEIDELGYTLYCSLSEPEVLLQT from the exons ATGTACGACAGGGCGATCAGTGCCCCTACCAGCCCCACCCGCCTGAGCCATTCAGGGAAAAGGAGCTGGGAAGAGCCAAACTGGATGGGCTCCCCCCGGTTGCTGAACAAGGACATGAAGACAGGCCTGAGCCGGTCCCTGCAGACCCTTCCCACAGACTCCTCGGCCTTTGACACAG ATACATTCTGCCCACCCCGGCCCAAGCCATTGGCCAGGAGGGGCCAGGTAGACTTGAAGAAGTCACGGCTCCGCATGTCCCTGCAGGAGAAACTTCTTACTTACTACCGGAACCGGGCAGCCATCCCTGCTGGCGAGCAGGCTCGGGCCAAGCAAGCTGCTGTGGACATATGTGCTGAGCTCCGGAGCTTCCTGCGGGCCAAGTTGCCTGACATGCCACTTCGGGACATGTACCTGAGTGGCAGCCTCTATGATGACCTGCAG GTGGTGACAGCCGACCACATCCAACTCATTGTGCCCCTCGTGCTGGAGCAGAACCTGTGGTCGTGTGTCCCTGGCGAGGACACCATCATGAACGTTCCTGGCTTCTTCCTGGTTCGTCGTGAGAACCCAGAGTACTTTCCTCGTGGTAGCAGTTACTGGGACCGTTGTGTAGTAGGGGGCTACCTCTCCCCAAAGACAGTGGCAGACACGTTTGAGAAGGTAGTGGCTGGCTCCATCAATTGGCCGGCCATAGGGTCCCTCCTGGACTATGTGATCCGACCAGCACCACTCCCAGAGGCCCTGACTCTGGAAGTGCAGTATGAGCGTGACAAGCATCTCGTCATTGACTTCCTGCCATCAGTGACCCTTGGTGACACTGTCTTGGTGGCCAGACCACACCGGCTAGCCCAGTATGACAACTTGTGGCGGCTGAGCCTGCGTCCTGCCGAGACCGCACGCTTGCGGGCTTTGGACCAGGCCGACTCGGGCTGCCGGTCTCTGTGCCTCAAGATCCTCAAGGCCATCTGCAAGTCCATTCCGGCTCTGGGCCACCTCACTGCCAGCCAGCTCACCAACGTCATCCTCCACTTGGCCCAGGAGGAGGCTGACTGGTCTCCAGATATGCTGGCCGACCGATTTCTGCAGGCCTTGAGGGGACTCATCAGCTACTTAGAGGCCGGAGTCCTGCCCAGCGCCCTGAACCCCAAGGTGAACTTATTTGCAGAGCTCACCCCTGAAGAAATAGACGAACTGGGATACACTCTCTATTGCTCATTGTCCGAGCCGGAGGTGCTGCTGCAGACGTAG